Proteins encoded together in one Triticum dicoccoides isolate Atlit2015 ecotype Zavitan chromosome 7B, WEW_v2.0, whole genome shotgun sequence window:
- the LOC119339045 gene encoding protein MEI2-like 6, giving the protein MAVSRLNPVASPYLPMTLASTWCYPSPFSYPPSPPPLPPAHGWPFAYGGDWCHTVGMPSFPLQTAYGYPAPLMVYCCTAPPPPPQSATRCRITEIIEDGGEVASKEEVRYERSPRSVLTPWSREPPTSPLLPRAPLLRPPPRTSSAGKPRRLQWPRLAFNPKENNTSLMIRNIPNKFMKRRFMAILDQHCAEENAKLGRDGEGARSEYDFLYVPVDFGTRFNKGYAFVNMTTAAAARRLHAHLNGHRWEAVGSKKVCDVVHARLEGLDGLVAHFSASWFPCGGRKDFLPVRFEPPRDGVCWTAEHVVGHLQPPGSC; this is encoded by the exons ATGGCCGTCTCCCGCCTCAACCCCGTAGCCTCGCCTTACCTTCCGATGACACTCGCTTCCACGTGGTGCTACCCCTCTCCTTTCTCCTACCCGCCGTCTCCGCCCCCACTCCCGCCGGCGCACGGGTGGCCTTTTGCCTACGGCGGCGACTGGTGCCACACAGTGGGGATGCCCTCGTTCCCGCTGCAGACAGCATATGGGTACCCCGCTCCATTGATGGTGTATTGCTGCacggcgccgccaccgccaccgcaatCGGCGACCCGTTGTCGAATCACGGAGATCATCGAGGATGGAGGCGAGGTAGCCTCGAAGGAAGAGGTAAGGTACGAGCGTTCCCCGCGCTCCGTCCTCACTCCTTGGAGCAGAGAGCCGCCCACTTCGCCCCTGCTACCGCGAGCGCCGCTTCTGCGTCCCCCGCCGCGTACGTCTTCCGCGGGCAAACCGCGCCGCCTCCAGTGGCCACGCCTCGCCTTCAACCCCAAAGAGAACAACACGTCCCTGATGATTCGCAATATTCCCAATAAATTTAT GAAGAGGAGATTCATGGCCATCCTCGACCAGCACTGCGCCGAGGAGAACGCCAAGCTCGGCCGCGACGGCGAAGGGGCCAGGTCCGAGTACGACTTCCTCTACGTCCCCGTCGATTTCGG GACGAGGTTCAACAAGGGCTACGCCTTCGTGAACatgacaacggcggcggcggcgcggcggctccaCGCGCACCTCAACGGCCACCGCTGGGAGGCCGTGGGCTCCAAGAAGGTGTGCGACGTCGTGCACGCGCGCCTGGAG GGGCTGGACGGGCTCGTGGCGCACTTCTCGGCGTCGTGGTTCCCCTGCGGCGGCCGCAAGGATTTCCTGCCGGTGCGCTTCGAGCCGCCGCGCGACGGCGTGTGTTGGACGGCGGAGCACGTGGTCGGCCACCTCCAGCCTCCCGGCTCCTGCTGA